One part of the Parabacteroides distasonis ATCC 8503 genome encodes these proteins:
- a CDS encoding DUF6383 domain-containing protein produces MDKKCTLIAAALMVAGVFSANAQSSTTVPEAQWKAGNYYYLKTGSSVLSLSGEKADSVIVKTLASDATKAAIDSALWQITNAGTTPAGPVYQFKNKKTQAVLSFAASSTAKPVITSGVNQWTFSDAAGGSAIQAYYGNNQILALDVAGTDLSLGSSASSTKFTVEAPSDAMYLSASELGDGFQVFQLTFGGNYQGNIFEGKNLIAKNTAAPATGAIANAKYVTLQIQGDQVFSDGKAKYLGVDTLKNVIAGATGVYGAKFTADSTYDASGLHTLGNADFQKFYFTINLKNDALAMYAAAAPTVNASPMSSVPNVRVVYASVIETKALTVSDLQSGSTQPAQGAAPVITVTKGTPSTIATGTGVYFLKSASKGDKGGQYAVAYDKSAASDKLVTAAGFKPSIYQPKGQWYIKENNGMYSVVDRNTNTTIISNEEIFAVQGMANTYTFGGSTDSITVEYQANVDLKDKFLGTRHFSAEELADNGYVLNLISGTPGVDDLYAFTSDSVLMIKSGDAANAAALRIVVSQDSVQNVTDGLGARALGDTLYHATYMLKERFSNDLVASENGGPLKLSDYTAPLEFVFNTATTGGKYQMATRVGATTQYVFMNVNTANLILSDKVNYFDFVAVEAPEYASIDNSHKRFGTNGKFLTMNPLNFFAEVKNEGQDILKSTYETDNFSLWVQEADTVIAGKPLYFITTSIYTPETTTKAVSPRYYMVSLRDSNETFVSNGATYYRVGFSDKANIVPSLDNNALFAFKTTQDGGYLLENQKELNRTVAAGELKTPYVGVVNNVVVMSNVGVPFTIENAPTPVSNEQLEEVASFTVIAGEASVTVLNAAGKTVTLSNILGQTTASAIASSDNFVMPASKGIVVVSVDGETAQKVVVK; encoded by the coding sequence ATGGACAAAAAATGTACTCTTATTGCTGCGGCCCTGATGGTTGCGGGCGTATTCTCGGCTAATGCTCAGTCGAGTACGACCGTTCCGGAGGCTCAGTGGAAAGCCGGTAACTATTATTATTTAAAGACAGGTTCTTCCGTTTTGTCTTTAAGTGGTGAGAAAGCCGACTCAGTAATTGTTAAAACTTTGGCGTCAGACGCTACCAAAGCCGCTATTGATTCTGCCTTGTGGCAAATCACGAATGCGGGTACGACTCCTGCTGGTCCTGTGTATCAATTCAAGAACAAGAAGACACAGGCCGTTTTGTCGTTTGCGGCTTCATCTACGGCAAAGCCTGTTATCACATCGGGCGTGAATCAGTGGACATTCTCTGACGCTGCCGGTGGTAGCGCTATTCAGGCTTATTACGGAAACAATCAAATCTTGGCGTTGGATGTAGCTGGGACAGACTTGAGCTTAGGTTCTTCTGCTTCTTCTACGAAATTTACCGTAGAGGCTCCTAGCGACGCTATGTATTTGAGCGCAAGTGAGCTAGGGGATGGTTTCCAAGTCTTTCAATTGACGTTTGGAGGAAATTATCAAGGAAATATCTTCGAGGGTAAGAACTTGATAGCGAAGAATACGGCGGCTCCCGCTACAGGCGCTATTGCGAACGCTAAATATGTGACCTTGCAAATCCAAGGTGACCAAGTATTTAGTGATGGTAAAGCAAAATACTTAGGTGTCGATACATTGAAGAATGTGATCGCCGGTGCTACCGGTGTATATGGGGCTAAGTTTACGGCTGACTCCACCTATGACGCTAGTGGCTTGCATACACTGGGTAACGCTGATTTCCAGAAATTCTATTTCACGATCAACTTGAAGAACGATGCTTTGGCTATGTATGCCGCTGCCGCTCCGACCGTGAACGCAAGTCCGATGAGCTCCGTTCCGAACGTACGTGTCGTATATGCCAGCGTGATCGAGACGAAAGCCTTGACCGTATCTGACTTGCAGTCGGGTTCTACTCAACCTGCTCAAGGAGCCGCTCCTGTTATTACCGTAACGAAGGGAACTCCTTCTACGATCGCTACAGGTACAGGCGTATACTTCTTGAAGAGTGCGAGCAAGGGCGATAAGGGCGGACAATACGCTGTCGCTTACGATAAGAGTGCCGCTTCCGATAAGTTGGTAACCGCGGCAGGTTTCAAACCTTCTATTTATCAACCGAAGGGACAATGGTATATCAAGGAAAACAACGGAATGTATTCGGTTGTAGACCGTAATACGAATACGACTATTATTTCTAACGAGGAGATCTTCGCCGTTCAAGGTATGGCCAATACCTATACATTTGGGGGTAGCACCGATTCTATTACGGTGGAATATCAAGCGAATGTGGATTTAAAGGATAAGTTCTTGGGTACTCGTCACTTCTCTGCGGAGGAACTCGCTGATAATGGTTATGTATTGAACTTAATCTCCGGTACTCCGGGTGTAGACGATCTGTATGCGTTTACTTCTGATTCCGTATTGATGATTAAATCCGGTGACGCAGCGAACGCAGCCGCTCTTCGTATCGTGGTTAGCCAAGATTCCGTACAGAATGTAACGGATGGTTTAGGTGCCCGTGCTTTAGGTGATACCTTGTATCATGCGACTTATATGTTGAAAGAACGTTTCAGCAATGATTTGGTTGCCAGCGAGAATGGCGGACCGTTGAAATTATCTGATTATACCGCTCCGTTGGAATTCGTATTCAATACGGCTACGACCGGTGGCAAATACCAGATGGCTACAAGGGTAGGTGCGACCACTCAATATGTCTTTATGAACGTGAATACGGCGAACCTGATCCTTTCCGATAAGGTTAACTACTTCGACTTTGTCGCTGTAGAGGCTCCAGAGTACGCTTCTATCGACAATTCTCACAAGCGTTTCGGTACGAATGGTAAGTTCTTGACGATGAATCCGCTGAATTTCTTCGCCGAAGTGAAGAACGAAGGCCAAGATATCTTGAAGTCAACTTATGAGACTGACAACTTCTCTTTGTGGGTTCAAGAAGCCGATACCGTGATCGCTGGTAAACCGTTGTATTTCATCACGACATCGATCTATACGCCGGAGACAACTACCAAAGCTGTTTCTCCTCGCTACTATATGGTATCCTTGCGGGATTCTAACGAGACATTCGTTAGCAATGGCGCTACTTACTACCGTGTAGGCTTCAGCGATAAAGCGAATATCGTTCCGTCTTTGGATAACAACGCTTTGTTCGCCTTCAAGACAACTCAGGATGGTGGTTACTTATTGGAGAACCAGAAAGAGCTGAATCGCACCGTGGCCGCAGGCGAGTTGAAGACTCCTTATGTAGGTGTGGTAAACAATGTTGTGGTAATGTCTAATGTTGGCGTTCCATTCACGATCGAGAATGCTCCGACCCCGGTTTCCAACGAACAATTGGAAGAGGTTGCCAGCTTCACGGTAATCGCTGGCGAGGCTAGCGTTACGGTCTTGAACGCGGCAGGCAAGACGGTTACATTGTCTAACATCTTAGGTCAGACCACCGCTTCCGCTATCGCTTCTTCAGATAACTTCGTGATGCCGGCATCGAAAGGTATCGTGGTAGTTTCCGTTGATGGCGAGACCGCCCAGAAGGTCGTCGTTAAATGA
- a CDS encoding mechanosensitive ion channel family protein — MVLLAAVEASSKLEEAIRSLVEHGSQLGFTIIKALIVFLVGRLVINLLNKLVRKILSKRDIDPSVKTFVGSLVNVSLTILLIISVVGALGVQTTSFAALLASAGVAVGMALSGNLSNFAGGLIILLFKPYKVGDYIEAQGVGGTVKEVQMFHTVLGTVDNKVIYIPNGSLSSGVVTNFSNQTTRRVDWTFGVEYGSDYEKVKQVIESVLAKDSRILSEPAAPFIALTALADSSVNVVVRVWVNSSDYWGVYFDINKNIYATFNEVGIGFPFPQLTVHQAKD; from the coding sequence ATGGTATTATTAGCAGCTGTAGAAGCTAGTTCTAAATTAGAGGAAGCTATCAGATCCTTGGTTGAGCATGGCTCCCAATTGGGTTTTACGATTATTAAAGCCCTTATTGTCTTTTTGGTGGGACGATTGGTTATAAACTTACTAAATAAACTGGTTCGGAAGATATTGAGCAAACGGGATATCGATCCTTCTGTCAAGACTTTTGTGGGTAGTTTGGTGAATGTCAGTTTAACCATTTTATTGATTATTTCAGTCGTAGGGGCGTTAGGCGTTCAAACTACGTCGTTTGCCGCCTTGTTGGCTTCCGCCGGTGTCGCTGTCGGTATGGCATTGAGCGGTAACCTGTCAAACTTTGCCGGTGGATTGATCATCCTTCTTTTCAAGCCTTATAAGGTGGGTGATTATATTGAGGCGCAGGGTGTTGGCGGTACCGTGAAAGAGGTCCAGATGTTCCATACCGTATTAGGTACGGTTGATAATAAGGTCATTTATATACCGAACGGCTCTTTGAGCAGTGGCGTTGTGACTAATTTCAGTAACCAGACGACTCGCCGTGTAGACTGGACCTTTGGCGTGGAATACGGCAGCGATTATGAGAAAGTAAAGCAAGTGATAGAGTCTGTATTAGCGAAGGATTCCCGCATCTTGTCCGAGCCGGCCGCTCCGTTTATCGCCTTGACAGCCTTGGCGGACAGCAGCGTAAACGTGGTGGTACGTGTTTGGGTAAATAGTTCAGACTATTGGGGCGTGTATTTCGATATTAACAAGAATATCTACGCGACCTTCAATGAGGTAGGTATCGGTTTCCCATTCCCGCAACTAACCGTACACCAAGCGAAGGATTGA
- a CDS encoding tetratricopeptide repeat protein, protein MKILAILAALFLSIGYGHAQTYEKFVEKSFDFLDKNDLVSAEESLRAAMHLEPGNPNNYALLMNLGTIQRRQGKLEDALLSYTAALSRHPNNEAILENRAGLYTEMGEIEKATNDYNALLILNPHHQEALYCRAMLHLQHKNYLLAEQDFDKILEVNEKSVKGRLGHAILEKLRGNYDESERIFNYLISEMPREWILYEGRADLYFMMGKNARAMADINRVFVESTPTAALYVLRGKVKLAQYEKASAALDFKKAEDMGYDKTTIDELMKMAR, encoded by the coding sequence ATGAAAATCCTTGCGATACTCGCCGCCCTTTTCCTTTCAATAGGCTATGGCCACGCTCAGACATACGAGAAGTTTGTCGAGAAAAGTTTTGACTTCTTGGACAAGAACGACTTAGTCTCCGCCGAAGAGAGCCTACGAGCCGCCATGCACCTCGAACCGGGAAACCCCAACAACTACGCCTTGCTTATGAATCTCGGGACGATACAGCGCAGACAAGGGAAACTGGAAGATGCCCTTCTCTCCTATACCGCCGCCCTAAGCCGCCATCCGAATAATGAGGCCATACTAGAAAATCGTGCCGGCTTATATACGGAAATGGGTGAGATCGAAAAAGCGACGAACGATTACAATGCCCTGTTAATCTTGAACCCCCATCATCAAGAGGCGTTATATTGCAGGGCAATGCTTCATTTGCAACATAAGAACTATCTTTTGGCCGAGCAGGATTTCGATAAGATACTGGAAGTAAACGAGAAATCCGTGAAAGGACGTCTGGGACACGCAATTCTCGAAAAGCTACGGGGGAATTACGATGAGAGCGAACGCATCTTTAATTACTTGATCAGCGAGATGCCCCGTGAATGGATATTATACGAGGGCCGTGCCGATCTATACTTCATGATGGGCAAGAACGCCCGGGCTATGGCCGATATCAATCGTGTTTTCGTGGAAAGTACCCCGACAGCCGCTTTATATGTATTGCGAGGCAAAGTAAAACTCGCCCAATATGAGAAGGCATCGGCCGCCTTAGACTTCAAGAAAGCTGAGGATATGGGATATGATAAAACGACTATCGACGAGTTGATGAAGATGGCTCGTTAA
- the leuB gene encoding 3-isopropylmalate dehydrogenase has translation MKLNIAVLPGDGIGPEISVQGVEVMSAVCEKFGHEVHYEYALCGADAIDKVGDPFPEETYRICKDADAVLFSAVGDPKFDNDPTAKVRPEQGLLAMRKKLGLFANIRPVQTFKCLLHKSPLRAELVDGADFLCIRELTGGMYFGEKYQDNDKAYDTNMYTRPEIERILKVGFEYAMKRNKHLTVVDKANVLASSRLWRQIAQEMAPSYPEVTTDYMYVDNAAMRMIQEPKFFDVMVTENTFGDILTDEGSCISGSMGLLPSASTGESTPVFEPIHGSWPQAKGLNIANPLAQILSVAMLFEYFDLKEEGALIREAVDASLDANVRTPEIQVEGGAKYGTKEVGSWVVNYITEK, from the coding sequence ATGAAACTGAATATAGCAGTACTTCCCGGAGACGGGATCGGACCAGAGATTTCCGTGCAAGGCGTGGAAGTAATGAGTGCCGTTTGTGAGAAATTCGGACATGAGGTTCACTATGAGTATGCCCTTTGTGGCGCTGACGCGATCGATAAGGTAGGCGATCCTTTCCCGGAGGAGACCTATCGGATTTGTAAGGATGCCGACGCTGTTCTTTTCTCGGCCGTGGGCGATCCTAAGTTTGATAATGATCCGACAGCGAAAGTACGTCCGGAGCAAGGTCTTTTGGCGATGCGTAAGAAGTTGGGCCTGTTCGCTAATATCCGTCCGGTGCAGACCTTCAAATGCCTATTGCATAAATCGCCGTTGCGTGCCGAATTGGTGGATGGCGCGGATTTCTTATGTATCCGTGAGTTGACCGGTGGTATGTATTTCGGTGAGAAATATCAAGACAACGATAAGGCATACGATACGAATATGTATACCCGCCCGGAAATCGAGCGTATCTTGAAAGTGGGCTTCGAGTATGCGATGAAACGGAATAAGCACCTGACGGTTGTTGACAAGGCGAACGTACTTGCCTCTTCCCGTCTATGGCGCCAGATCGCTCAAGAGATGGCTCCTAGCTATCCGGAAGTAACGACAGACTATATGTATGTGGACAACGCCGCTATGCGTATGATCCAAGAGCCGAAATTCTTCGACGTGATGGTAACCGAGAATACGTTTGGTGATATCTTGACGGATGAGGGTTCTTGCATCAGCGGCTCTATGGGCTTGCTGCCTTCCGCTTCTACCGGAGAGAGCACGCCGGTTTTCGAGCCGATTCATGGCTCTTGGCCGCAGGCGAAAGGGCTGAATATTGCGAACCCCTTGGCGCAAATTCTTTCAGTAGCGATGTTATTCGAGTATTTCGACCTCAAAGAAGAGGGAGCCTTGATCCGTGAAGCCGTAGACGCTTCCCTCGATGCGAATGTCCGTACGCCGGAAATCCAAGTGGAAGGTGGAGCGAAATATGGAACGAAAGAAGTGGGTAGTTGGGTTGTCAATTATATCACGGAAAAGTAG
- a CDS encoding methylglyoxal synthase has translation MKKLTIALVAHDNRKAEMVEWAVHNAEFLSHHHIVCTGTTGNLVRKALEEKGVNADIACMHSGPMGGDAEIAAMVVRKEIDLAVFLIDDLNPQPHEADIQMLLRQCRVHNVPIACNRYSADLMITSTLWDDDTYFPTEPKYVHFNRE, from the coding sequence ATGAAAAAGTTGACTATCGCGCTTGTAGCGCACGACAATCGTAAGGCGGAAATGGTAGAATGGGCGGTACATAACGCTGAGTTCTTGTCTCACCACCATATTGTTTGTACGGGTACGACCGGAAATTTGGTTCGTAAAGCTCTCGAGGAAAAAGGGGTGAACGCGGATATTGCTTGCATGCATTCCGGTCCGATGGGAGGCGATGCTGAGATTGCCGCTATGGTTGTCCGTAAGGAGATCGATTTGGCGGTCTTTTTGATAGACGACTTGAATCCGCAACCGCACGAGGCCGACATCCAGATGTTGCTTCGCCAGTGCCGTGTTCATAACGTACCTATCGCTTGTAACCGTTATAGCGCCGACTTGATGATTACAAGTACCCTGTGGGATGATGACACGTATTTCCCCACGGAGCCTAAGTATGTACATTTTAACAGAGAATAA
- a CDS encoding alpha-isopropylmalate synthase regulatory domain-containing protein: MIEIMDTTLRDGEQTSGVSFAAHEKLSIAQVLLNDLGVNRVEIASARVSDGEFEAVKRVAAWAARSGNLDKLEVLGFVDGTVSLDWIESAGCRVVNLLCKGSYKHVTEQLRKTPEQHVDDIRTVVLEAAKRKIDVNIYLEDWSNGIKHSPDYVFLVIDALKGLPICRFMLPDTLGVLNPGNTYEYCKMMVDRYPDLRFDFHAHNDYDLAVANVYSAIRAGIKGIHTTVNGLGERAGNAPLSSVLAVIKDQLGEETNLREEKINKASRLVETYSGVHIPPNKPIIGEHVFTQCAGVHADGDSKNNLYCNDLLPERFGRVREYALGKTSGKANIRKNLEALGIDMDEGSMRKVTERIIELGDKKEMVTPEDLPYIISDVLHHDNALEDQKIRILNYSLSLAQGLKPVATLKIEINGEAYEESASGDGQYDAFVRALRRIYSRLNRPFPMLTNYSVSIPPGGRTDAFVQTVISWNYAGVDFKTRGLDADQTEAAIKATLKMLNKIED, encoded by the coding sequence ATGATAGAAATAATGGATACAACCCTCAGAGATGGGGAGCAAACTTCGGGCGTCTCCTTCGCCGCTCACGAGAAGCTTAGCATAGCGCAAGTGCTGCTGAACGACTTAGGCGTGAACCGGGTGGAGATCGCCTCCGCCCGTGTGTCGGACGGAGAGTTTGAGGCCGTGAAGCGTGTAGCCGCTTGGGCCGCCCGTTCCGGAAACCTAGACAAATTGGAGGTCTTGGGTTTCGTGGATGGTACGGTCTCTCTCGACTGGATTGAATCCGCAGGTTGCCGTGTCGTGAACTTGCTTTGCAAGGGCTCTTATAAGCATGTCACCGAACAGCTTCGAAAGACTCCCGAGCAACACGTTGACGATATTCGTACGGTCGTATTGGAAGCGGCGAAACGGAAGATCGACGTGAATATCTATTTGGAGGACTGGTCGAACGGTATCAAGCATTCCCCGGATTACGTATTCTTGGTAATCGATGCGTTGAAAGGACTTCCGATCTGCCGTTTCATGCTCCCGGATACCTTGGGAGTCTTGAATCCCGGAAATACCTACGAGTATTGCAAGATGATGGTGGACCGTTACCCTGATTTACGGTTTGACTTCCATGCGCATAACGACTATGATCTTGCCGTAGCGAATGTATATTCCGCCATCCGTGCGGGTATCAAGGGAATCCATACGACCGTGAACGGTTTGGGAGAGCGTGCGGGTAATGCTCCATTGAGCAGCGTCCTTGCCGTCATCAAGGATCAGTTGGGAGAGGAGACGAACTTGAGGGAGGAAAAGATAAACAAGGCCAGTCGTTTGGTCGAGACCTATTCGGGGGTGCATATCCCGCCCAATAAGCCGATTATCGGAGAGCATGTGTTTACGCAATGCGCCGGTGTCCATGCGGACGGTGATAGCAAGAACAACCTGTATTGCAACGACCTGCTTCCTGAGCGTTTCGGACGGGTTCGCGAGTACGCCTTGGGCAAGACCTCCGGAAAAGCGAATATCCGCAAGAATCTGGAAGCGCTCGGTATCGACATGGATGAGGGCTCGATGCGTAAGGTTACGGAACGGATCATTGAGTTAGGGGATAAGAAAGAAATGGTTACCCCGGAGGATCTTCCTTATATTATCAGCGATGTGCTTCATCATGATAATGCGCTGGAGGATCAGAAAATACGGATCTTGAACTATTCCTTATCCTTGGCCCAAGGGCTGAAACCGGTGGCTACCTTGAAGATCGAGATCAATGGCGAGGCTTACGAGGAATCGGCTTCCGGTGATGGCCAATACGACGCTTTCGTTCGTGCCCTACGCCGGATTTATTCCCGTTTGAACCGCCCGTTCCCGATGTTGACGAACTATTCGGTATCCATCCCGCCGGGAGGACGTACGGATGCGTTCGTGCAGACGGTCATCAGCTGGAATTATGCCGGGGTCGATTTCAAGACTCGTGGTCTGGACGCTGATCAGACTGAGGCGGCGATCAAGGCGACATTGAAGATGCTGAACAAGATAGAGGATTAA
- the leuD gene encoding 3-isopropylmalate dehydratase small subunit encodes MKTKFNIITSTCVPLPLENVDTDQIIPARFLKATTKEGFGENLFRDWRYDKEGNKIESFVLNDPTYSGKILVAGKNFGSGSSREHAAWAIADYGFRVVVSSFFADIHKNNELNNFVLPVVVTEEFLAELFDSIYKDPKTEVEVNLPEQTITNKATGKSEHFEINAYKKDCLINGLDDIDYLLANKSKIEAFEAAR; translated from the coding sequence ATGAAAACAAAATTCAATATAATCACAAGCACTTGCGTACCTCTTCCTTTAGAGAACGTGGATACCGACCAGATTATCCCAGCCCGCTTTCTGAAAGCGACTACCAAAGAAGGGTTCGGCGAGAACTTATTCCGGGATTGGCGATATGATAAGGAAGGTAATAAGATCGAATCATTCGTCTTGAACGATCCTACGTATAGCGGAAAGATATTGGTAGCGGGAAAGAACTTCGGTTCCGGTTCCAGCCGTGAGCATGCGGCTTGGGCGATCGCCGATTACGGTTTCCGTGTCGTGGTCTCCAGTTTCTTCGCCGATATCCATAAAAACAACGAGTTGAACAACTTCGTGCTGCCGGTTGTTGTGACTGAAGAGTTCCTCGCTGAATTGTTCGATTCGATTTACAAGGACCCGAAAACTGAGGTCGAGGTAAATCTACCGGAGCAAACGATCACGAACAAGGCTACGGGCAAAAGCGAGCATTTCGAGATCAACGCCTATAAAAAGGATTGCCTGATCAACGGATTGGACGATATCGACTATTTACTGGCAAATAAATCAAAGATAGAAGCCTTCGAGGCAGCACGCTGA
- the leuC gene encoding 3-isopropylmalate dehydratase large subunit, which yields MSKTLFEKIWDKHVVDTLPDGTIQLYIDRLYCHEVTSPQAFAGLRARGLKPFRPAQITCMPDHNIPTLNQDKPIEDPISKNQVDTLEENAKYFGLTYYGLQHPKNGIIHVVGPETGLTQPGMTIVCGDSHTSTHGAMGAIAFGIGTSEVEMTLATQCIMQRKPKTMRITIDGVRKPGVTAKDFALYIISKMSTSGATGYFVEYAGEAIRNTTMEERLTICNLSIEMGARGGMIAPDDVTFDYLKDREFAPRGEEWERKVSEWRQLYSDPDAKFDKEIVFHAEDIDPMVTYGTNPGMGMSISKDIPSLESVPEAGRISYKKSLDYMGFKAGESMLGKKVDYVFLGSCTNGRIEDFRAFASLVKGKKKADDVTVWLVPGSWQVEREIRAEGIDKVLAEAGFVLRQPGCSACLAMNEDKVPAGKYAVSTSNRNFEGRQGPGARTILAGPLVAAAAAVTGKITDPRELM from the coding sequence ATGAGCAAGACATTATTTGAGAAAATCTGGGACAAACACGTGGTGGACACGTTGCCCGACGGAACCATACAATTGTATATCGACCGTCTGTATTGTCATGAGGTGACTAGCCCGCAGGCTTTCGCCGGATTACGTGCACGTGGATTGAAGCCCTTCCGTCCCGCGCAAATCACTTGTATGCCGGACCACAATATCCCGACATTGAACCAAGATAAGCCTATCGAGGACCCTATATCCAAGAATCAAGTGGATACCTTGGAAGAGAACGCGAAGTATTTCGGCTTGACGTATTACGGTCTTCAACATCCGAAGAATGGTATCATCCATGTGGTAGGTCCGGAGACAGGCTTGACGCAGCCGGGTATGACGATCGTTTGTGGCGACTCCCATACTTCTACGCACGGTGCCATGGGTGCTATCGCCTTCGGTATCGGTACGAGCGAGGTGGAGATGACCTTGGCTACCCAATGTATCATGCAGCGTAAGCCGAAAACGATGCGTATCACGATCGATGGTGTACGCAAACCGGGCGTTACGGCGAAGGACTTTGCCTTATACATTATTAGTAAGATGAGTACCAGCGGTGCTACGGGCTATTTCGTGGAGTACGCCGGCGAGGCGATCCGTAATACGACCATGGAGGAACGTCTGACGATCTGCAATCTTTCGATCGAGATGGGTGCCCGTGGTGGTATGATCGCTCCGGACGATGTTACTTTCGATTATTTGAAAGACCGTGAGTTCGCCCCAAGAGGCGAGGAATGGGAGCGGAAGGTGAGCGAGTGGCGTCAGTTATATAGTGATCCGGACGCTAAGTTCGATAAGGAGATCGTTTTCCACGCCGAGGATATCGACCCGATGGTTACGTACGGTACGAACCCGGGCATGGGTATGAGTATCAGCAAAGATATCCCCTCCTTAGAAAGCGTGCCCGAGGCAGGCCGTATCTCTTATAAGAAGTCTTTGGATTATATGGGCTTCAAGGCAGGCGAGTCTATGTTGGGTAAGAAAGTGGATTATGTCTTTTTAGGTAGCTGTACGAATGGCCGTATCGAGGATTTCCGTGCTTTCGCCTCTTTGGTGAAAGGAAAGAAGAAAGCGGATGATGTAACGGTTTGGCTGGTTCCCGGCAGTTGGCAGGTAGAGCGGGAGATTCGTGCCGAGGGGATCGACAAGGTTTTGGCCGAGGCCGGCTTCGTCCTTCGTCAACCGGGATGTTCCGCTTGTCTGGCGATGAATGAGGATAAGGTTCCGGCGGGTAAATATGCGGTCTCCACTTCCAACCGTAATTTCGAGGGCCGCCAAGGACCGGGTGCGCGCACCATCTTAGCGGGGCCGCTTGTGGCCGCCGCCGCCGCTGTGACAGGTAAGATCACGGACCCGAGAGAACTGATGTAA